From Pseudomonas hormoni:
CCGCGACCCATATAAAACACAGGCATAGGTACATGACGAAAAACGGGTTTACAGACATGGCCAGATCGCAAGGCTTGAGTGAACGCTCGATGAGCGCAGATCCTGAGGCTGGGGTAACCGGGGCTCAATCTGCACGATACGTGTTGCCCCTGGTCTTTTCCGGATAGCCCACCAACGGTAGCGTCACCACAAACTCGCTGCCTTTGCCGTAACCCTCGCTCATGCCTGTCACGGTGCCGCCGTGGGCTTCAACCAACTCGCGCACCACCGTCAGACCAATGCCAAGGCCTGCGCCGTTAAAACCGACGGCATGGTTATCCTGCACAAAAGGTTCGAAGATAAACGGCAGCGCGTTGGCGGAGATACCGATGCCGTTATCACTGATGCTCATTTGTAGAAAGTTGTCGTCGGCGGTGACCGAAAGTCGGACCGTACCGCCCGCCGGCGTGTATTTGCTCGCATTGCCCAGCAGGTTGCCAAGAATCTGCGCGAGTCGTATGGGGTCTCCGTTGACCGCCAGCTCACCTTCGGTCAATTCAGACATGAAGTTCAGGTGCTGAGCGATCATCACCGGGCTGCACACACTGATGGCCTCCTGGATGATCTGCGCCATGTCGACGATGCTGCGGTCGAGACGCAGCTTGCCGGTGCTGACGCGGGAGACGTCGAGCAGGTCATCCACCAGCCGCGAGATGTGTTTTACCTGCCCTTCGATCAGCGCCTGCATGCGCGGCAACTCTTCACTCGGCACACGCACCAGCCGGCCCGCAATCATGCTGATCGGCGCCAACGGGTTGCGCAATTCGTGGGCCACCTGGCTCAAAATATTTCGTTGTTGTAGCAGGCTCTTTTCGGCCGAGGCCTGCAAGTGTTGCGCACTGAGGACGGCCAGCACCAATTGTTCGTTGGCCTCGCGCATCTCCAGATAACGCTGGTGCTCCTCGGCTGAACGCCGGGGCAGTTCCGCTTCCGACTGCGCCGATAGAATCGCCAGGACCAATTGCTGATTGGCCTCGATCAGTTGCTCGACTTGTGCACTGTCGACGAGCTGCGCATTGGCCTCGTTCAGTTGCTTGTTCAACGCCGCCAGTACCGCGCGCGCCTCGACCGTTTTCTGGCCAAGCAGGAACAGTTCACGAGCAGCGGAAGCTACCGCTGGTTCGTTCTTGCCGTTGGCCTCATCCATGTTGGTTGCTCATCCGTCGTCTTTGATCAGCCGGTGACGCGTAGGACGGCCCCCGAGCAGCCCCTCCTGATCAGGCAGCGTTTCACCGATGTGCATGCCGTTATCGTCGATGTGGTACTGACGTAACTCATCTGAATGTGCGCTGGCCCGTATCTTGACCACGGCCATGATGCGCAGCAAGCGACTCTGCACTTCAATATAGCGCTGGACAATGATTGCGTCGGTGAGAAATGCCGTGCCGTAAGGGCTGAAGCGTAGGTCGGTGTAGCGGTCCTCCAGCTCCGAAGTCATCAATACACTGACGCCGACGCTGGTGAGGGCGGTGACCATGCGCGACAGCGACTCGCGAAAGTCTTCGCGGAAGGTTGGCGCCAGCGCCAGTTCGAAGCCCGACAGAGAGTCGATCACCACGCGGGTAGCTTTCAGTCGGCTGATCTCGCTCAACAGCAGATGCACGATCTCGTCGATGGACAGGTCCGGGGCGCGGCTATCCACCAGGGCGACCTGCCCGCTCTGGATCAGGTTGGCGAGGGTGGCGTTCTGGGAATGATTGGGGCGTTGCTCGAACACCGCGATCACGCCGGTTTCACCGTTGCGCGCACCTTCGGCGAGGAAGGTCGAGGCCAGAATGCTTTTGCCCGAGCCCGACGGCCCGGCCACCAGCAAGGAATAACCCCGAGGCAGGCCGCCACCCAGCATCTCGTCGAGCTCTGGTACGCCCATTTTCAGGCGTTTGATCGGGAACTCCAGCGGCGCTTCATCCGGTTTGAAAGCGGCCGGCGCAAACACCTTGATGCCAGAGGTGGCAATACGGAAAGTGTGCAGCCCCGGCAGTGTCGGTTGGCCGCGCATCTTCATGATTTCCATCTTGCGCACCATAGAGTTGCGCTGGACGCTCTGGCGCAGCCAAATCAGGCCATCGGCCACGGTGAAAATCGGGTTGGTGTCGGTTTCGGTGAAGTATTCGCCAATCAGGAAGGTCGTCGCCTGCCAGGTGGTCATCAACATGCCCAGTTGCTGTACGAACTGCGGCAGGTTGTTGTTGGGGTTGTCCTGGGTCTGGCTGGCCAGCACCACGGAACGGAACGAGTCGACGAACACCAGCGACGGGGAATGCGCCTCGACCTCGCTGACGATGCGCCGCAGCACCTCGTCCAGATTCCCGGCCAGGGTGTCGGCGGCCAGGTTGACGTAGTGGATCGAGTGGTTGATCGCTTCGCTGTCGAAAAAGTCGAATTGCTGCTGGTAACGCAGCATCTTCAGCGGCGGCTCGCCGAGCACGGTAAAGAACAGGGCCGGACGCTCGGGCGTCGCGAGGGCGAACATCATCTGGTGTGCCAGAGTGGTCTTGCCGCAGCCTGGAGGGCCAGCGATCAGGTTGAACGAAAACTCCGGCAAACCTCCGCCCAGCACCTCGTCCAGTCCTGGCACGCCGGTGGCCAGGCGGTTGATAGTCACTTTGGTGCTCATGGCGAATTTTCCTGCGAAAGGGTGTCGCTCAAAGAAGGTTCCCACACGCCACGAAGCAAACGTGCGGTGAGCGAGGGCCCGATCAGCGTGGTCAGCAGCTCGTAATAGGTCATCAGCAATGCCTCACCGAAAAACCACGCATCGGCTTCGCTTTGCGCAATGAGCGCGGAGTTGAGGGCAGTCGGATCAGGGGAGGCCTGCACACTGTCGCAGATACCGGCCAGACGCGGATGTTGGGAGGCGCACAGATGAAGGCTGCGGCGATAAAGCGCGGCAGCCCCTTGCTGGCCAATGATGGGTGTGAGGGCGGCGTCCATATCCTGCAAGGTTGAAACAATCGCCTGGGCGATCCTTGCAGTGTCAGCGTCGGGGCCAACACGGTGCGCCAGAGAAGCTACGATCTGGCGGCTCTCTTCGCTTAGCGCGGACATGGCAAACTGATATCTGATGGATTGATATTGATACTACACCCTCTGGCGAGTCGCCGAGACTTAATTGGGCGCAGCCCTGAAAACTACTGTCATGAAGGGTGACAAATGAGTGCTGTTCCTGGCGCTGTTGCCTCAGTTCACCGACGCTGCGGCGGCCTGGCCGGTGCCGGCGCAGAGGGTTGCGCTGGAGGCTCATCCACACAGTCTGTTCATCGAGCAGATGCGGGGTTAACCACTCTCTAACCTAACCTGCGCCCTCTTACCCCCGGTCTTTCGTCGAACGGATGAGATTGCCCCGTAATTTCACAATCGCCTTCTGCATTTGCACGAAGTCGTCGGGGTCAAGACCTGTTTGCGGGAAACCTTCTTCCGAGAGACCTTCACGCAGTTTTCGCCCCTCTTTCGTGAGGCTGATCCGCACCTGGCGTTCATCTTCCGGGTCGCGCTGGCGCAGCACATAACCCATCGCTTCCAGCTTCTTCAGGATCGGCGTCAGGGTGTTGGATTCGAGGAACAGCTTTTCGCCGAGGCTGCCAACGGTCTGGTTGTCTTCCTCCCACAACGCGACGAGCGTGATGTATTGCGTATAGGTCAGTCCGAGCCGTTCGAGCATTGGCTTGTATGCCTTGCCGAAGGCGAGGTTGGAGGAATAGACCGCAAAACACAGGAATTCGGAAAGCTTCAGGTCGAGGGCGGCTGTCTTGTCGGTGG
This genomic window contains:
- a CDS encoding MarR family winged helix-turn-helix transcriptional regulator; this translates as MKTTDKTAALDLKLSEFLCFAVYSSNLAFGKAYKPMLERLGLTYTQYITLVALWEEDNQTVGSLGEKLFLESNTLTPILKKLEAMGYVLRQRDPEDERQVRISLTKEGRKLREGLSEEGFPQTGLDPDDFVQMQKAIVKLRGNLIRSTKDRG
- a CDS encoding sensor histidine kinase; protein product: MDEANGKNEPAVASAARELFLLGQKTVEARAVLAALNKQLNEANAQLVDSAQVEQLIEANQQLVLAILSAQSEAELPRRSAEEHQRYLEMREANEQLVLAVLSAQHLQASAEKSLLQQRNILSQVAHELRNPLAPISMIAGRLVRVPSEELPRMQALIEGQVKHISRLVDDLLDVSRVSTGKLRLDRSIVDMAQIIQEAISVCSPVMIAQHLNFMSELTEGELAVNGDPIRLAQILGNLLGNASKYTPAGGTVRLSVTADDNFLQMSISDNGIGISANALPFIFEPFVQDNHAVGFNGAGLGIGLTVVRELVEAHGGTVTGMSEGYGKGSEFVVTLPLVGYPEKTRGNTYRAD
- a CDS encoding ATPase domain-containing protein; the encoded protein is MSTKVTINRLATGVPGLDEVLGGGLPEFSFNLIAGPPGCGKTTLAHQMMFALATPERPALFFTVLGEPPLKMLRYQQQFDFFDSEAINHSIHYVNLAADTLAGNLDEVLRRIVSEVEAHSPSLVFVDSFRSVVLASQTQDNPNNNLPQFVQQLGMLMTTWQATTFLIGEYFTETDTNPIFTVADGLIWLRQSVQRNSMVRKMEIMKMRGQPTLPGLHTFRIATSGIKVFAPAAFKPDEAPLEFPIKRLKMGVPELDEMLGGGLPRGYSLLVAGPSGSGKSILASTFLAEGARNGETGVIAVFEQRPNHSQNATLANLIQSGQVALVDSRAPDLSIDEIVHLLLSEISRLKATRVVIDSLSGFELALAPTFREDFRESLSRMVTALTSVGVSVLMTSELEDRYTDLRFSPYGTAFLTDAIIVQRYIEVQSRLLRIMAVVKIRASAHSDELRQYHIDDNGMHIGETLPDQEGLLGGRPTRHRLIKDDG